The Phaeobacter gallaeciensis DSM 26640 genomic sequence GCAGACCAAAAAGACAAACACCGAGGACAAACAACGTACCAAATGCGCCGGTCGTCAGTGCCAATGACTCGCTCACACCAATAGGCTTACCAAGCGCCGCCGCCGGCAGGACCAATGCAAACCTGAACATGAATATCGCAATCAGCGCGCCAGCGGCCAATAACAGGTATAGGCCAACCATCCCGAGACTCTGGATCAAGGCCGGCCCAATAAATGCCAGGACAGAGAAGAACAGCATTCCGATCAGAAACAGCTTGATCAGACCCAAGATATAGTTGCCAGTCTCCGCCTTATGCAAAGCTGGAAGCCAGCCGCGAGGATGCTCTTCCAGCAGAATGTAGCGATGCCAGACCACCGCAGTCCACGCGCCAATTAGTCCAATCACCAGCCATAGTCCAACGATGCGCCAGAGAACTGAAAAGAACATGCCGCTGTCAAACCCTCGCGCCTGAAGTCCGACATCGCCAAGCAGGCCACCAATGGTCAAATAGGCGATCGCCAACGCTATCAGTGTGGGCACAAGAAAGATCCGCATCAGTTGCGGAACATTTCGCTGCACCATTCTTACCGAGTGTAGAAATAGCTTCCAGCCAATCATTTATTCATGCTCCAATACTGCTCAATCGTCGCCCGTGACCATAATGTGCGCGCTCAGGTTCCGATCCGGGGAAAACCTTGCCCTTCTGGCAAAAACCGGGTAGGCCGCAGGCGTTCTGATCAAGAGGAAATCCAATGTCCGCGCCCAAGAAAGTTGTCCTCGCCTACTCCGGCGGTCTTGATACGTCAATCATTCTGAAATGGCTGCAGACCGAATACGGTTGCGAAGTGGTGACTTTCACTGCCGATCTCGGTCAGGGTGAGGAACTGGAGCCCGCACGCCAGAAAGCCGAGCTTTTGGGTATCAAGCCGGAAAACATCTTTATCGAAGACGTTCGTGAGGAATTCGTGCGGGATTTCGTCTTTCCGATGTTCCGCGCAAATGCTGTCTATGAAGGCCTCTATCTGCTGGGCACCTCCATCGCCCGTCCGCTGATCTCCAAACGCCTTGTTGAGATCGCGGAACAGACCGGCGCCGATGCTGTCGCCCATGGCGCCACCGGCAAAGGCAACGACCAGGTCCGTTTTGAACTGGCGGCCTATGCGCTGAACCCCGACATCAAGGTGATTGCCCCATGGCGTGAGTGGGATCTGACGTCGCGGACCCGCTTGCTGGAATTCGCAGAAGCCCACCAGATCCCGGTGGCCAAGGACAAGCGTGGCGAGGCGCCTTTCTCGGTGGATGCAAACCTCTTGCACACGTCCTCCGAAGGCAAAGTGCTGGAAGATCCCGCCGTGGCCGCGCCTGACTACGTCTACCAGCGTACTGTCCATCCTGAAGACGCGCCCAATGAAGCTGAATTCATCGAGATCGGTTTTGAAAAAGGTGACGCGATCAGTATCAACGGCAAAGCAATGTCGCCCGCGACCATCCTGACCAAGCTCAATGAATATGGTGGCAAACACGGCATCGGCCGTCTCGACCTTGTCGAGGGGCGTTTTGTCGGCATGAAATCCCGCGGCATCTACGAAACGCCCGGCGGCACCATCCTGCTTGAGGCCCATCGCGGCATTGAGTCCATCACCATGGACCGCGGCGCGATGCACCTCAAAGACCAGCTGATGCCGCAATATGCTGAACTGATCTACAACGGTTTCTGGTACTCGCCCGAGCGTGAAATGTTGCAGGCCGCCATTGATCGCAGCCAGGAGCATGTGACCGGCACCGTCCGCGTGAAACTCTACAAAGGCTCCGCAACCACCGTGGGTCGCTGGTCTGATCACTCGCTCTACTCGGAGGCCCATGTGACCTTTGAAGATGACGCAGGCGCCTACGATCAGAAAGACGCTGCCGGCTTCATCCAGCTGAACGCGCTGCGACTGAAGCTCATTGCCGCCCGCGAGCGCCGGTTGAAAAAATGAGCGACCGCGTCGATATCACAGACGATATAGACGACGATCTGACCGAAGAGATGGAGATGTTCGTCGAAGCGCAGGACACCGTCTGGAACGATGTCCTCGCCGAACTCTCTGCGGGAAATAAGACGAGCCACTGGATGTGGTTCGTCTTTCCGCAACTGGCCGACCTTGGTCAGTCCCATATGGCCCAGCTTTACGGGATCGAGGACCTGACAGAGGCAGCCGCCTACCTTGCCCATCCCGTTCTGCGCACACGGTTGATCGAAGCCAGCGAACTGCTGCTAAGCCACACGGACCGCAGCGCGCAGGATATCCTGGGCGAAACCGATGCCAAGAAACTGCGCTCCTCCATGACGCTTTTCACCGCTGTGCCCGA encodes the following:
- a CDS encoding argininosuccinate synthase, with the translated sequence MSAPKKVVLAYSGGLDTSIILKWLQTEYGCEVVTFTADLGQGEELEPARQKAELLGIKPENIFIEDVREEFVRDFVFPMFRANAVYEGLYLLGTSIARPLISKRLVEIAEQTGADAVAHGATGKGNDQVRFELAAYALNPDIKVIAPWREWDLTSRTRLLEFAEAHQIPVAKDKRGEAPFSVDANLLHTSSEGKVLEDPAVAAPDYVYQRTVHPEDAPNEAEFIEIGFEKGDAISINGKAMSPATILTKLNEYGGKHGIGRLDLVEGRFVGMKSRGIYETPGGTILLEAHRGIESITMDRGAMHLKDQLMPQYAELIYNGFWYSPEREMLQAAIDRSQEHVTGTVRVKLYKGSATTVGRWSDHSLYSEAHVTFEDDAGAYDQKDAAGFIQLNALRLKLIAARERRLKK
- a CDS encoding DUF1810 domain-containing protein; protein product: MSDRVDITDDIDDDLTEEMEMFVEAQDTVWNDVLAELSAGNKTSHWMWFVFPQLADLGQSHMAQLYGIEDLTEAAAYLAHPVLRTRLIEASELLLSHTDRSAQDILGETDAKKLRSSMTLFTAVPDAPQVFDAVLKTFFDGTPCPLTCDALR